One Numida meleagris isolate 19003 breed g44 Domestic line chromosome 6, NumMel1.0, whole genome shotgun sequence genomic region harbors:
- the PRR5L gene encoding proline-rich protein 5-like isoform X1: protein MTGGFTVAPSFALQLHKMGSFRRPRPRFMSSPVLSDLPRFQAARQALQLSSNSAWNSVQTAVINVFKGGGLQNNELYTLNENIRRLLKSELGSFITDYFQNQLLAKGLLFIEEKIKLCEGEDRIDILSEIWDHYFTETLPTLQAIFYPVQGQELTIRQIALLGFRDLVLLKVKLEEILPLVQTKLPASIVQMLLILQSVHEPDGPSESYLQLEELVKQVVSPYLGLCEDHSISGSTCLLERRYSRSRSKAGGLSYSSHLATSRQPSEMALTPLTEQEGEAYLEKCGSIRRHTVANAHSDIQLLAMASMMHTGMVIEESDSNDKCLLLQPSFSHRQCSSEPSIADGPEGGMAAGRQDSAELNCTSVS from the exons ATGACTGGGGGTTTCACCGTAGCACCATCCTTTGCTCTCCAGTTGCACAAGATGGGTTCATTCAGAAGGCCCCGACCTCGCTTCATGAGCTCTCCAGTGCTCAGTGACCTGCCACGTTTCCAGGCGGCTCGGCAggccctgcagctcagctctaaCTCGGCATGGAACAG TGTTCAAACAGCAGTGATAAATGTGTTTAAAGGGGGAGGCTTGCAGAACAATGAACTTTATACCCTCAATGAAAATATCAG GCGGCTGCTGAAGAGTGAACTGGGATCCTTCATCACTGATTACTTTCAG AACCAGCTCCTTGCGAAAGGCTTGCTGTTCATAGAGGAGAAGATTAAGCTGTGTGAAG GTGAGGATCGCATTGACATCCTGTCTGAAATTTGGGATCACTACTTTACAGAGACTCTTCCTACGCTCCAGGCAATATTCTACCCAGTCCAG GGTCAGGAGTTGACCATCCGTCAGATTGCTCTTCTTGGCTTCAGAGACTTGGTCTTGCTAAAAGTGAagttggaagaaattcttcctctgGTCCAGACGAAGCTCCCAGCTTCCATTGTCCAGATGCTGTTAATTCTGCAG AGTGTTCATGAGCCCGATGGCCCCAGTGAGAGCTACCTACAGCTGGAAGAACTGGTCAAGCAGGTGGTGTCACCATACTTGGGTTTGTGTGAGGACCACAGCATCTCTGGTAGCACCTGCTTGCTTG agagGCGGTACTCCAGATCCCGCTCCAAAGCTGGAGGACTGAGTTACTCCTCTCACCTGGCGACAAGTCGGCAGCCCAGCGAGATGGCCCTGACACCTCTGACGGAGCAGGAGGGTGAGGCTTATCTGGAGAAGTGTGGTAGCATCCGTCGCCACACTGTTGCCAACGCTCATTCAGATATTCAGCTCCTGGCGATGGCCTCCATGATGCACACAGGCATGGTGATCGAGGAGTCAGACAGTAATGACAAAtgtctcctcctgcagcccagttTCAGCCACAGGCAGTGCTCCAGTGAGCCTAGTATTGCTGACGGGCCGGAGGGAGGCATGGCGGCAGGCAGGCAGGactcagcagagctgaactgCACATCAGTCAGCTAG
- the PRR5L gene encoding proline-rich protein 5-like isoform X2, whose product MTGGFTVAPSFALQLHKMGSFRRPRPRFMSSPVLSDLPRFQAARQALQLSSNSAWNRRLLKSELGSFITDYFQNQLLAKGLLFIEEKIKLCEGEDRIDILSEIWDHYFTETLPTLQAIFYPVQGQELTIRQIALLGFRDLVLLKVKLEEILPLVQTKLPASIVQMLLILQSVHEPDGPSESYLQLEELVKQVVSPYLGLCEDHSISGSTCLLERRYSRSRSKAGGLSYSSHLATSRQPSEMALTPLTEQEGEAYLEKCGSIRRHTVANAHSDIQLLAMASMMHTGMVIEESDSNDKCLLLQPSFSHRQCSSEPSIADGPEGGMAAGRQDSAELNCTSVS is encoded by the exons ATGACTGGGGGTTTCACCGTAGCACCATCCTTTGCTCTCCAGTTGCACAAGATGGGTTCATTCAGAAGGCCCCGACCTCGCTTCATGAGCTCTCCAGTGCTCAGTGACCTGCCACGTTTCCAGGCGGCTCGGCAggccctgcagctcagctctaaCTCGGCATGGAACAG GCGGCTGCTGAAGAGTGAACTGGGATCCTTCATCACTGATTACTTTCAG AACCAGCTCCTTGCGAAAGGCTTGCTGTTCATAGAGGAGAAGATTAAGCTGTGTGAAG GTGAGGATCGCATTGACATCCTGTCTGAAATTTGGGATCACTACTTTACAGAGACTCTTCCTACGCTCCAGGCAATATTCTACCCAGTCCAG GGTCAGGAGTTGACCATCCGTCAGATTGCTCTTCTTGGCTTCAGAGACTTGGTCTTGCTAAAAGTGAagttggaagaaattcttcctctgGTCCAGACGAAGCTCCCAGCTTCCATTGTCCAGATGCTGTTAATTCTGCAG AGTGTTCATGAGCCCGATGGCCCCAGTGAGAGCTACCTACAGCTGGAAGAACTGGTCAAGCAGGTGGTGTCACCATACTTGGGTTTGTGTGAGGACCACAGCATCTCTGGTAGCACCTGCTTGCTTG agagGCGGTACTCCAGATCCCGCTCCAAAGCTGGAGGACTGAGTTACTCCTCTCACCTGGCGACAAGTCGGCAGCCCAGCGAGATGGCCCTGACACCTCTGACGGAGCAGGAGGGTGAGGCTTATCTGGAGAAGTGTGGTAGCATCCGTCGCCACACTGTTGCCAACGCTCATTCAGATATTCAGCTCCTGGCGATGGCCTCCATGATGCACACAGGCATGGTGATCGAGGAGTCAGACAGTAATGACAAAtgtctcctcctgcagcccagttTCAGCCACAGGCAGTGCTCCAGTGAGCCTAGTATTGCTGACGGGCCGGAGGGAGGCATGGCGGCAGGCAGGCAGGactcagcagagctgaactgCACATCAGTCAGCTAG